The following proteins are co-located in the Dromiciops gliroides isolate mDroGli1 chromosome 2, mDroGli1.pri, whole genome shotgun sequence genome:
- the LOC122744139 gene encoding gap junction gamma-1 protein-like — protein sequence MSWAFLTKLLEAVTQHSTLVGKLWLSVLVVFRLVLLAVGGEAIYRDELSGFVCNTRQPGCENVCYDAFAPLSHVRFWVFQIILVTAPTVFYLGYAVHHLSRRQTTQKQEEEEEEPMIQEKPQKSPDDGAHDGRGRIRRDGLLGAYVGQLLVRSALEVGFLLGQYLLYGLEVPPFYVCRRSPCSHTVDCFVSRPTEKTIFLLVMYAVSGLCLLLNLIELLHLGLGNLKNGEYSSAPPPHSKGLKLDLEQMHKQLHLVQKQMDMALHLGTPLATAPDCSDQLPTYAISTQQNRHNQAQKEARISKTDL from the coding sequence ATGAGCTGGGCGTTCCTGACGAAGTTGCTGGAGGCTGTGACCCAGCATTCCACCCTGGTGGGGAAACTCTGGCTGTCCGTGCTGGTTGTGTTCCGACTGGTGCTGCTGGCCGTGGGCGGGGAGGCCATTTACCGGGACGAACTGAGCGGATTCGTGTGTAACACCCGGCAGCCAGGCTGCGAGAACGTCTGCTACGACGCCTTCGCGCCCCTCTCCCACGTTCGCTTCTGGGTGTTCCAGATCATCCTGGTCACTGCGCCCACTGTGTTCTACCTGGGCTATGCCGTGCACCATCTCTCCCGGCGCCAGACGACCCAGAagcaagaggaggaagaggaggagcccATGATCCAAGAGAAGCCCCAGAAGTCCCCCGATGATGGAGCCCACGATGGTCGCGGGAGGATCCGCAGAGACGGGCTCCTGGGGGCCTATGTGGGGCAGTTGCTGGTGAGGTCTGCCTTAGAGGTGGGCTTCCTACTGGGCCAGTACCTACTCTATGGCCTGGAGGTGCCTCCTTTCTACGTCTGCCGACGCAGCCCTTGCTCCCACACTGTGGACTGCTTTGTATCTCGTCCCACGGAGAAGACCATCTTCCTGCTGGTCATGTATGCAGTCAGTGGCCTCTGCCTCCTGCTCAATCTGATCGAGTTGCTGCATCTGGGCCTGGGAAATTTGAAGAACGGCGAATACAGCTCTGCCCCACCTCCCCATTCCAAGGGTCTCAAACTGGACCTGGAGCAAATGCACAAACAGCTGCATCTGGTCCAGAAGCAAATGGACATGGCGTTGCATCTGGGCACACCTCTGGCTACAGCGCCTGACTGTTCAGATCAGCTTCCAACTTACGCTATCTCCACTCAGCAAAACCGGCACAACCAAGCCCAGAAAGAGGCCCGGATTTCCAAGACAGATCTATGA